The following nucleotide sequence is from Desulfobulbaceae bacterium.
TGTGAGCAGCCCCATGACAAAGCAGATGGGGTGTCCTGTGATTGCTTACGACGCTACTATAAGGAGTGACACGGGGTTTGGCAAGCGTAAACCTTCCCATTCTTAACGCTTCTGACAGGAGGATGAAGGTGTGGAGATAATCATCATTGTTGCTATGGCCGCTAATCGGGTGATTGGTCAGCATGGAACCATCCCTTGGCATCTGCCGGGAGAACAGCTTCGTTTCAGAGACACTACCTGGGGGTGGCCGTTGATTATGGGTCGCAAGACCTATGACTCCATCGGCAGGGCGCTGCCTGGTCGGCGTAATATCATAATCACCCGACAGGTCGGGTATCATGTCGCAGGGTGTGAGACGGCAAATAGTCTTGATGAGGCCTTGGACTTGTGCCGTGATACGGTCAAGGTCTTCGTTATCGGGGGGGAGCAGATCTTCGTTCAGGCCCTGCCGCTCACCGACACCGTAATCCTGACCACTATCTCTCGGGAGGTGGAGGGAGATACTGTTTTCCCGACATTCGAACAGGATTTTA
It contains:
- a CDS encoding dihydrofolate reductase is translated as MAANRVIGQHGTIPWHLPGEQLRFRDTTWGWPLIMGRKTYDSIGRALPGRRNIIITRQVGYHVAGCETANSLDEALDLCRDTVKVFVIGGEQIFVQALPLTDTVILTTISREVEGDTVFPTFEQDFTVVSREVAVDPESYTIEVYRRKGEDVPRAEPKGTVFLEPDWKSSLKVS